The following nucleotide sequence is from Endozoicomonas sp. GU-1.
CAGCACCCAGGCTGATGGCAGGACGCTGAGCATTTACCTTGGCGAGAATAACAGCACCACGGCGGTGCAAAGGGAGTTACCTCAGCGGAATCAGTCATCCTATCAAGCTGCAGAAATGCGAAGAGGTATTACCGATATTGATTTCCAGCGAGGTGATGATGGTGAGGGCGAGGTTATCATCGCCCTGTCCGATGCCAGGATTCCGATGGATATGAATGAGCAGGGTGGGCGTATCCGTCTGGAGTTTCAGGGCAATGTATTGCCACAGAGCCTGAGAAATCGCCTGGATGTTATCGACTTTGCTACACCGATCAAGTTTATTGATGCCGCTGTTGAGGATGGTAACAGCATTATTACCATAGAGCCCAAGGGAGAGTTTGAGTATCTGGCCTATCAGACAGACAACTTGCTGACTGTCAGTGTCAAGGCTCCAGACCCTAAAGATCGCAGTAGACGAAAAGCAGGGCTCTCCTATAAAGGAGATAAGCTGTCGTTAAACTTTCAGGATATTGAAGTCCGGGCGGTGCTTCAGTTGATCGCTGATTTTACCGATCTGAATCTGGTGGCATCGGATACGGTTGGGGGGAATGTAACCCTGCGACTGCAAAATGTTCCCTGGGATCAGGCGCTTGATATTGTGCTTAAGGCTAAAGGGCTCGATAAGCGTTTGGAAGGCAATGTTCTTACCGTGGCACCGGCAGCGGAAATTGCTGCACGTGAACGTGAGCAGCTGGAGAACGAAAAACAGATTCGTGAGTTAGCCCCGGTATATACCGATCTGGTTCAGATTAATTACGCCGACGCTGAAGAAATTGCCACGGTACTGAAAGGCGCAGAAGGTGCCAGCCTGCTGACAGAGAGGGGCTCGGTTCAGGTGGTGGCAAGAACCAATAGTCTGTTGATCAAGGATACGCAGGCCAAGCTGGATGAATTAAGAGCTTTGATCGATCAGCTGGATATTCCAATTCGGCAGGTGATGATTGAGGCTCGTATCGTGACACTCAGCTCCAACTTCCAGGAAGAACTGGGTGTTAGGTGGAGTGGGTCAAAAAATGATGTGCTCAAGGGCGATAACAGGGATCTCTCGATTGGTGGTGGGCAGGATGATGATGTATTTACTGACCTGAGTGTCACTGGAGGGGCTTCAAGTGCTATTGCTATCGGCTTCTCCACCAATGGTGGCACGATTTTGAACCTTGAGCTGTCTGCGCTGTTGAGTGATGGCGGCGGTGAAGTCATTTCACAGCCAAAAGTTATTACCGCCGATAAGAAAACGGCGATAATCAAATCAGGTAAAGAAATTCCGTACGAAGAGAAAACCTCCAGTGGGGCCACTTCTGTTGCGTTCAAGGATGCGGTGCTGGGGCTGGAAGTGACACCTCAGATTACCCCGGATGGTCGAGTTATTATGGATATCAAGATCAATAATGACGATACCACTGATCAGGCATCCAATAACGTTCCAATTATTTCTACCAATGAGATTACTACCCAGGTTCTGGTTGAAGATGGTGAAACAGTCGTTCTTGGTGGTGTCTTTAAGCAGAGTAAAAAACAAGGTGTTATCAAAGTACCAGTCCTGGGTGATATTCCCCTGGTCGGTGGTTTGTTCCGCAATAAAACAGAGAGTGATGATAAAGAAGAACTTCTGGTCTTTATAACGCCCAGAATTATTACTGAAGGTGTTTCATTGCGTTAAACTGCTGGCATATAGCAGGTTTTAAAATCTCTGACGGGAGCCTTGGGAGCCTGTCCGAGAATAGACTGCCCTACTGCGGTGGCAGCAAATTGGTCTAAAAATTCCGTTTTGTTCGGCAAATAGCCCCGCTATTCACCTCACAAAACGAAATTTTTATCCTCAATTTTCTGCCATCCTCGCTACGGGCGCTATTCTCGGACAGGCTCCTGGCTCCCGTTTTTTGTTGTCATCACTGCTTACGATGCGCTACGCTCGCTGCACACAGGCAGGAAGTCAGGCTGGCAAAGAGCATGCCATTAACAAATATCTATCTTATTGGTCCCATGGGGGCAGGCAAAAGTACCATTGGCAGGATGCTGGCAAAAGAGCTGGCTCGACCCTTTCTTGACTCGGATCATGTGATTGAAGAACGCAGTGGCGCGGATATTCCCTGGATTTTCGATGTTGAAGGCGAGCTGGGGTTTCGGGACAGGGAAACCCAGGTCATCGAAGATATTTGCACTCAGAAAGGCGTCGTCATGGCAACCGGTGGGGGAGCTGTTGGCCGATTGGAAAACAGACGACAGTTGAGCACCAATGGGTTTGTGGTTTATTTGAGTACCCCGGTAGCAATTCAATTGCAGAGAACGGAAAAAGACAAGCGACGACCATTGTTGCAGCGGGCAGACCGTGCAGAGGTTCTGACCAGGTTGCTGGAAGAGCGTGACCCACTGTATCGGTCGATCGCAGACCTTGTTCTGGACACGGCCACCATGTCACCCCGGCAAGTTATAAAAAAAATCATTCAAACGGTTGGTTTGGGAAAACAGTGAGGGAGTCATCTACCATGCTGGAACTTAAAGTCGATCTGGGAGATAGAAGCTATCCCATTTTTATCGGCTCCGATCTTTTGTCAAACGCTGACTATTTCCAGTCTTACATTAAAGGTCGGCGTGTTGCCATTGTCACCAACGAGACGATCGCCCCTTTCTACCTGGATCTCATTAAGCGCACCCTGGCAAATTATGATTTGACGGTCATTACCTTGCCGGATGGTGAGCAGTATAAAAACCTCGAAACACTCAACCTTATTTTCGATCAGCTGTTGCAGGAACGGCATACCCGCAAAACAACATTACTGGCGTTGGGTGGCGGTGTTATTGGAGATATGACCGGTTTTGCTGCGGCCTGCTATCAGCGGGGTGTGGATTTTATTCAGGTACCAACGACACTGCTTTCCCAGGTTGACTCTTCAGTGGGGGGGGGAAGACCGGGGTCAACCATGCTCTGGGTAAAAACATGATCGGTGCATTCTATCAGCCCAATGCCGTCATTATCGATACGCTGACACTGAACACATTACCTGACCGTGAGCTATCAGCAGGACTGGCAGAAGTGATCAAATATGGTTTGATTTGCGATAAACCATTTTATCAGTGGTTGCAGGAAAACATTGGGCGTTTGCTGGATCGTGATCCGGAGGCGCTTTCCTATGCAATCCATCAATCCTGCCAGGACAAAGCCAGAGTGGTCGAGGCGGATGAGACTGAGTCCGGTATTCGTGCCATTCTCAATCTTGGGCACACCTTTGGTCACGCAATAGAAACGCATACCGGTTATGGCTCCTGGCTGCACGGTGAAGCGGTGGCAGCTGGTATGGTGATGGCGGCTGATCTTTCCTGCCGGGAAGGCCATATATCCAGAGAAGACGTCGATGGGCTTGTATATTTGCTTGATCGTGCCAGCCTGCCGGTGATGCCTCCTTCTGGTATCAACCCGAATCGCTTTCTTGAGCTAATGGCAGTGGATAAAAAAGTGCTGGATGGCCAGTTGCGGCTGGTGCTTTTGGACTCTATTGGTCATGCTGTGGTGACGGATGGTTTTAGCCATCAACATTTAATGGACTGCCTTGAGCAGTTCTGTTCCTGAATACTTTCTCAATGGCTGGAGCGTACTCTCCAGCTCTCATTATCTTAGTTATAACTATTCCTGATTGTGTGAATTTGCTGTAAAAAGCTTCGATATATCAATCTATTATTACGGTTTCTACTTGCATTGATGCGGGTCATTTGTGATTGCAGTGACAGCCGTGTAAAATGGCGAGCCGTTTTGCCTGCCAAGTGGCCATAAGCCAGATTTGGTTTTATGCACCTAATCTGCATAATTATGGCGGGAAGTCCTGTTACCAGAGGCAGAAAGCACACGGGTTACAAAACCGGTTACAAAATAGTTATGGCTCTACAGGGTAGTGTGCCGGTGGTACGCCAAAAATGTTTAAACGATGTGTATTCACCTGATTCAGAAAGTGGAACATGAAGCCTTCCGGATAGGAGTCAACTTCAAGGTGGAAGCGGGCTCCGGGAAAGTCGGGATGACTTTTGGTTAAGGCGAGGCGAGCCAGAAAAATAATGGGTTGATGAGGTTGGTAGAGAAAGTGCCTATGAAAGCAGGTCTGTATAATCCCGGGGAGTTTCGGGATAACTGTGGTTTCGGGCTGATTGCCCAGATGGAAGGTAAGAAAAGTCACCACCTTCTGAAAACGGCGATTGAAGCACTGACCTGTATGACTCACCGTGGCGGTATTGCTGCCGACGGTAAAACAGGCGACGGTTGTGGTTTGTTGATTCAAACACCGGATACTTTTTTCCGAACGGTTGCGAAAGAAAAGTTTGGCTGCGAGCTGCCCGGCCAATATGCCGTAGGGATGGTCTTTCTCAACACGGACAAGGCCCGGGCGAAAAAAGGCAAAAAAACGCTTGAGAAAGAGTTACAGAAGCAGCGGCTCAACGTGGTAGGCTGGCGCCAGGTTCCTGTTAATGTTGACTGCCTTGGCCCCATCGCCAAAGATCTGTTACCAGGCATTGAACAGATTTTTGTTACCCCCGAAGGTGAGCTGGACGAGAAAGAGTTTAATGCCAGACTCTACATGGCTCGCCGTTACACCAATATGGCGATGGCAGAAGACCAGGATTACTATATCTGCTCACTGTCGCCCAGGGTCATCACCTACAAAGGTTTGATGATGCCGGTGGACCTGCCGACATTTTATCCGGACCTTGGTGATACCCGCTTTGAAACCGCTATCTGTGTATTCCATCAGCGGTTTTCTACCAACACCATGCCGCGCTGGCAGCTGGCCCAGCCATTCCGCATGCTGGCTCACAACGGTGAAATCAATACCATCACCGGTAACCGCAACTGGGCAGAGGCCCGTCGTCAGAAGTTCCAGTCACCGTTGCTGCCAACGCTTGATGATATTTCTCCCCTGGTGAATCGCACCGGCTCTGACTCATCCAGCCTGGATAATATGATGGAGGTGCTGGTTGCGGGTGGTGTGGATCTTTACCGTGCCATTCGCATGCTGGTTCCGCCCGCATGGCAAAATGTCGACACCATGGATCCGGACCTCAGGGCGTTCTATGAATACAGTTCCATGCATATGGAGCCCTGGGACGGCCCTGCCGGCCTGGTTATTACCGATGGCCGCAACGCCGTCTGTGCCCTGGACCGAAATGGCCTGCGCCCGTCACGTTGGGTTATTACCAGAAACGGTTATTTGACCGTGGCTTCAGAAGTTGGCGTCCATGGCTATAAGCCTGAAGATGTGGTTGCCAAAGGCCGGGTTGGGCCGGGAGAAGTTCTGGCGATTGATACCGAGACTGGCGAACTGCACCAGGCTCATGATATCGATGACAAACTGAAAGTCCGCCAGCCCTATAAAAAGTGGCTGAAGCAGAACGCCTATCGTATCCGTTCCCACTTTAGTGAAGATGATTACAAGGTTGACCACCTGTCTCCTGAGCAGCTAAACGTCTATCAGAAGATGTTTATGGTCACCTTTGAGGAACGTGATCAGGTGATCCGTCCATTGGTGGAGTCTGGCCAGGAAGCGGTGGGTTCTATGGGCGACGATACCCCAATGGCCGTGCTCTCTGGCAGAACCCGAACGGTTTATGACTACTTCCGCCAGCAGTTTGCCCAGGTAACCAACCCGCCCATTGATCCACTGCGTGAAGCGATTGTCATGTCGCTGGAAACCTGCCTGGGTCGTGAGCTGAACCTGTTTGAAGAAACACCGGAGCACGCTGCCCGGGTCATTCTCAAGTCACCCGTACTATCCACTGCGAAATTCCTGGACCTGATGAGTGTTCGTCATCAGCATAAGTCCTTTGAGACAGCCACCATCAACCTGACTTACGACCCGTCTATTGGTCTTGAGCAGGCGGTATTGAATATCTGTGATCAGGCGGAACAAGCGGTGCAATCCGGCAAGGTGTTAATCTGCCTTTCTGACCGCCATATCGACCAGGGACTGCTGCCAGTATCAGCAGCCATGGCGACGGGTGCCGTGCATCACCGGTTGATTGGCAAAGGCCTGCGTTCTGAGTCCAATATTATTGTTGAAACCGCCTCTGCCCGTGACTCCCACCAGTTTGCGGTGCTGATCGGGTTTGGTGCCACTGCCGTTTACCCTTATCTTGCCTATGAAATCATCAATGACCAGATTCGCTCCGGTGAGGTAATGACCGATCCCCGGGAAGCGTACAAGGCTTACCGTAAAGGCATTGGCAAAGGGCTGATGAAGATCCTTTCCAAAATGGGAATCTCGACCATTGCCTCCTATCGGGGAGCGCAGCTGTTTGAAGCTGTGGGTCTTGCCAGAGAGATTGTCGATCTGTGCTTCTGTGGTGTTCAAAGCCGTATTCAGGGTGCCCGCTTCGAAGACTTCCATTATGAACTGGGTCTGCTGGCTGAAACGGCCTGGAAAGCCCGTAAGCCAATTCAGCAGGGCGGCCTGTTGAAGTATGTACACGACAGTGAGTACCATGCTTTCAACCCGGATGTGGTGCAACAGTTACAGGTTGCCGTTAAAACCGGCAACTATCAGGAGTACCGGAAATACGCCGAACTGGTCAACCAGCGTCCAGTAGCTACTCTGCGTGACCTGTTGGGGCTCAAACGCAATGATAAGGTACTGGCGGTGGACGAGGTAGAATCTGTTGGCGATATCGTGCGCCGGTTTGATTCTGCGGCCATGAGTCTTGGTGCTCTGTCTCCAGAGGCCCATGAAGCTCTGGCGGAAGCGATGAACCGTCTTGGTGGTCGTTCCAACTCCGGTGAAGGTGGTGAAGATGAAGCACGCTTCGGCACCAATCGTATGTCCAAAATCAAACAGATTGCCTCGGGTCGTTTTGGCGTAACCCCTCACTACCTGGTGAATGCCGAAGTCCTGCAGATCAAGGTTGCCCAGGGGGCCAAGCCCGGCGAAGGTGGTCAGTTGCCCGGTGGCAAGGTAAATGAGCTGATTGCCCGTCTGCGCTACTCTGTGCCGGGTGTTACCCTGATTTCACCGCCACCGCACCATGATATCTATTCCATCGAGGATCTGGCTCAGCTGATTTATGACCTTAAACAGGTGAACCCCGAGGCGCTGGTTTCCGTCAAGCTGGTATCTGAACCCGGCGTCGGTACTATTGCAGCAGGCGTTGCCAAGGCCTATGCGGATCTGATCACCATCTCCGGCTATGACGGTGGTACTGCTGCAAGTCCTCTGACGTCTATTCGTTATGCCGGTTCACCGTGGGAGCTGGGCCTGAGTGAAGCCCATCAAACGCTGCGTGGCAATGATCTGCGTGGTAAGGTTCGCCTGCAGACGGATGGTGGTCTCAAGACCGGTCTGGATGTGGTCAAGGCGGCCATTCTCGGTGCGGAAAGTTTTGGTTTTGGTACTACACCGATGATTGCCATGGGTTGTAAATACCTGCGTATCTGTCATCTGAATAACTGCGCTACCGGTGTGGCGACTCAGGATAAGTCACTCCGGGAAGAGCACTTCAAGGGTGATGTTGAAATGGTTATGAACTTCTTCACCTTTGTTGCTGAAGAAGTGCGTGAGTGGCTGGCCTTGCTGGGTGCCAGAACCCTTGAAGAGGTGGTCGGCCGCACTGAGTTGCTGGAGATTTTGCCGGGCCTGACGGAAAAGCAGCAGAACCTGGACCTGTCCCCGATTCTTGGCAGTGCTGATGTGCCTGCGGATAAGCCCGTGACCTGTCAGGTAGATCGTAACCCACCCTACGACAAAGGTGAGTTGGCGGAAAAGATGGTCCGCCAGACGATGGATGTCATCGAAAACGGAGAAGGTGGTGAGTTCAGTTTTACGGTGGGCAACTGTGATCGTTCCATCGGTGCCCGTCTATCCGGTGAGATTGCCAAACGTTACGGTAACCAGGGCATGGCGGATAACCCCCTGAAGCTGAACCTGACCGGTTCCGCGGGGCAGAGCTTTGGTGTCTGGAACGCCGGTGGTCTGGAGATGCGCCTGGAAGGGGATGCCAACGACTATGTGGGTAAGGGCATGACCGGCGGTAAGCTGGTGATCTATCCGCCGATTGGCAGCAGTTTTGTCACCCATGAAACCTCTATCATTGGTAACACCTGTCTCTATGGTGCCACCGGTGGAACATTATACGCAGCGGGTCGTGCCGGTGAACGCCTCGGTGTTCGTAACTCTGGTGCCAATGTTGTGGTGGAAGGCGCAGGCGACCACTGTTGTGAATACATGACCGGTGGTCTGGTGACTGTACTGGGCCGGGCGGGTCATAACTTCGGTGCGGGCATGACCGGTGGTTTTGCCTACGTGCTGGATCTGGAAAGAAGTTTTGTTGATCGTTATAACCATGAGTTAGTGGATATACATCGCATTGATAATGAAGCCATGGAGCCTTATCAATCACACCTGCTGAGTGTCCTGGAAGACTACGTTGCCGAGACCGGCAGTACCTGGGGGCAGGAGCTGATTGAGGACTTTTATGACTACAGTGGTCGTTTCTGGCTGGTGAAGCCAAAAGCTGCCAGTCTCGATACCTTGCTGGCCAGTACCCATGGTAGCCCTGAGTAATCAGGGTGTCCGCAGGGGTGGCAACAGATCAGGTATTGAACCTACGAACAGCTTTGTGAGGTCAGCGAAATGTCACAGATACCATTAAAAAATGGCAGCAGCCTGAGCCAGAAAGAAAGAAGGCTGAATAACAATTTTCAGTTTGTTGATGTAGGTCGTCATGACCCGGATAAGAAAAGCCTGCGTCAGCGCAAAACAGAATTTGTGGAAATCTACCAGCCGTTTGACGAACGGCAGGTAAAAAATCAGGCGCATCGTTGCCTGTCCTGTGGTAACCCATACTGTGAATGGAAGTGTCCGGTACACAACTACATTCCGGATTGGTTGAAACTGGTCTCTGAAGGTCGTCTTTTTGAAGCGGCAGACCTGTCACACCAGACCAATACGCTGCCGGAAGTGTGCGGCCGGGTTTGTCCACAGGATCGCCTCTGTGAAGGTGCCTGTACACTGAATGACGGCTTTGGTGCGGTAACCATAGGGTCCACCGAGAAATACATTACCGACACGGCGCTGGCGCTCGGCTGGCGTCCGGATATGTCCAGGGTGTCCTGGACCGATAAAAAAGTGGCCATCATCGGTGCTGGACCAGCAGGTCTGGGCTGTGCCGATGTGCTGGTACGCAATGGTGTAACGCCGGTGGTGTTTGATAAAAACCCGGAAATCGGTGGCTTGCTGACCTTCGGTATTCCAGAGTTCAAGCTGGAAAAACACGTTATGAGCCGTCGTCGTGAAGTGTTTACTGAAATGGGGATTGAGTTTCAGCTGAACACGGAAATCGGTAAAGACATCACCATGGAGAAGCTGCTTGAGGAGTATGATGCGGTATTCATGGGCATGGGAACTTACACCTATATGAAAGGCGGCTTCCCGGGTGAAGATCTTGAAGGTGTCCATGATGCGCTGCCTTACCTGATCTCCAATGTGAACCGTAACCTCGGCTTTGAACAGGATCCGGCAGACTTTATTGATATGAAGGGCAAGCGGGTGGTGGTACTGGGTGGTGGTGATACCGCCATGGACTGTAACCGCACGGCGATTCGTCAGGGAGCCAGGTCGGTTACCTGTGCCTATCGTCGTGATGAAGAGAATATGCCGGGCTCACGCCGGGAAGTGGCCAATGCCAGACAGGAAGGTGTGAACTTCCTGTTTAACCGCCAGCCGGTAGAAATTGTTGGTGATGGCCAGGTAGAGGGCATCCGTCTGGTAACCACTGAACTGGGCGAGCCGGATGACAACGGTCGTCGCCGTCCACAGGTAGTAGAAGGCAGTGACCAGATACTGGAAGCGGATGTGGTGCTGGTGGCCTTCGGTTTTCGCCCGAGCCCGGCTGACTGGTTTGAACAGCACGATATTCAGATTGATGAAGGTGGCCGGGTGGTGGCCCCGGAAAAAGCCAGGTACAAGTTCCAGACCAGTAACCCCCAGGTATTTGCCGGTGGTGATATGGTTCGTGGGTCAGATCTGGTGGTCACCGCCATTTGGGAAGGTCGTCAGGCAGCAGATGGTATTCTTGATTACCTGGATGTCTGATTAATCACTCTTTTTTACGATAATGTAGGGGCGTTTTTCCAATCCGGAAGCGCCCCTGTTTTTCTACAGCCTGGAATACTGATGGTTCAGGCAACGCTGGTATCGGGACTTTTATGACTCCATTGAAAAATGACCGCTTTCTTCGAGCTTTGCTCAGGAGCCAGTTGATGTAACTCCCGTCTGGATGATGCGCCAGGCCGGTCGTTATTTACCGGAATACCGGGAAACCAGGGCCCGTGCCGGTGATTTCATGGCCCTGTGCCAGAACGCAGAGCTGGCCTGTGAAGTAACTTTGCAGCCATTGGAGCGATTCCCGCTGGATGCGGCGATTCTCTTTTCCGATATTCTCACGATTCCCGATGCCATGGGCCTTGGGCTTTATTTTGAAGCCGGTGAAGGGCCGAAGTTCAAAAAGCCGGTTCGTACTGCCGCTGATGTTGCAGCGCTGACCGTGCCAGACCCGGAAAAAGACCTGGGTTATGTGATGGATGCGGTGAGAACCATTCGGCGTGAACTCAATGGCCGGGTGCCGCTGATTGGTTTTTCCGGCAGTCCCTGGACACTGGCAACCTATATGATTGAAGGTGGCAGTAGCAAAGACTTTCGTCGTATAAAAGCGATGATGTTTGATCAGCCAGAACTGCTGAAGCAAGTGTTGAGCGTGCTTGCCGAGTCAGTGACCAGCTATCTGAATGCCCAGATAGAAGCGGGTGCCCAGGCGGTTCAGATTTTTGATACCTGGGGTGGTGTGCTCAGTCCACAGAACTATCGTGACTTCTCACTGCACTATATGGACAGGATTGTTAAAGGCCTGAAGCGGGAAAATGAAGGCAGAAAAGTGCCGGTTATTCTCTTTACCAAAAATGGTGGGCAGTGGCTTGAAGCGATGGCCAATACCGGTGCCGATGCCCTGGGGCTGGACTGGACAACCGATATGGGTGAAGCACGACAGAGGGTAGGTAACCGGGTGGCCTTACAGGGCAATATGGACCCATCAGCGCTTTATGCATCACCTGAGCGTATTCGTCGGGAAGTGGCAACCATTCTGGAAAAATTTGGCACAGGCAATGGCCATGTGTTCAATCTGGGGCACGGCATTCACCAATATGTTGAACCGGAAAAGGCGGGTGCCTTTGTGAATGCCGTACATGAACTGTCTGCCCAATATCACGCTTCCGTATAACGCTGTTGCCTGCTGTTAAGGGCCTTTATCAAGGCTCTTTGTACGGTAAACCGGGTAACTGGCTTGGTGAGAATTGAGCTGATACCCAGTTTGCTGCACTGGTACTTACTGGGAGGGTTACTGACCCCGGTCAGCATAATAATGGCTGGTAAGGGGGCAATCCCCGGGTCGTCATTGATTCGTTCTGCGACCTGTAAACCTTTCAGTCCGGGCATCTGATGGTCAAGAATAATGATATCAAATGCCCGGCTCAGGTAAGTTTCGTTACGAATCATGGCAAGGGCTTCAGGGCCATCTTCTGCTTCAATCACCGAAATACCCAATAGATGACATTGCTGGCGGAGCACTTTACGACAGGTTGCATTGTCATCAGCAATCAATACCCGCATATTTTCATACTGGTTTTGCTGAGGTGTCTCATCTTGTCTGGGGAGCTTATTCTCTTCTCCACAGGAGCAGGGCAAAGTAAATGAGAGGATATTGGCCCGTTTACTGACCTTTCCTCCAAGCTGTCGTATAAGACGAGTTGCAAGGTATAGATTCAGCCCCATGACTGTCTCTGCTTTTATCTCGGATAAAGAGTGCTCACCGGATAAATGTTTTTCTGCAAGGCTGCTACCGGCAGGGTTTTTAAAACTGAACTCAAACAGCAGCTTATCGGCAGCATCCTTCTGAATAGAAAGCGCAACCTCTCCCGTTTCAGCCTGATTCAGCCCATAGAATAGAAATGCTTCCAGAATCAATGACACCCGATAGCCATCGATATGACATTCGGCAGGCATGCTTTCATCAACAAAGCAAATGATTTCAATATTCTGCTGTTCCGAACGATACTGGAAATGATGAATCAGCTCATCCACTGTGTT
It contains:
- a CDS encoding type IV pilus secretin PilQ — encoded protein: MNISPLLQARAVRGLLYTLLAMLPISAWGVTLKNIDTAALPGEMVEIRLSFDGAAPVAHGYSIEKPPRISIDLPFTRSELPKYNEIGFNNAKSVTVLEAGDRTRLVINLQQPTRFSTQADGRTLSIYLGENNSTTAVQRELPQRNQSSYQAAEMRRGITDIDFQRGDDGEGEVIIALSDARIPMDMNEQGGRIRLEFQGNVLPQSLRNRLDVIDFATPIKFIDAAVEDGNSIITIEPKGEFEYLAYQTDNLLTVSVKAPDPKDRSRRKAGLSYKGDKLSLNFQDIEVRAVLQLIADFTDLNLVASDTVGGNVTLRLQNVPWDQALDIVLKAKGLDKRLEGNVLTVAPAAEIAAREREQLENEKQIRELAPVYTDLVQINYADAEEIATVLKGAEGASLLTERGSVQVVARTNSLLIKDTQAKLDELRALIDQLDIPIRQVMIEARIVTLSSNFQEELGVRWSGSKNDVLKGDNRDLSIGGGQDDDVFTDLSVTGGASSAIAIGFSTNGGTILNLELSALLSDGGGEVISQPKVITADKKTAIIKSGKEIPYEEKTSSGATSVAFKDAVLGLEVTPQITPDGRVIMDIKINNDDTTDQASNNVPIISTNEITTQVLVEDGETVVLGGVFKQSKKQGVIKVPVLGDIPLVGGLFRNKTESDDKEELLVFITPRIITEGVSLR
- the aroK gene encoding shikimate kinase AroK, giving the protein MPLTNIYLIGPMGAGKSTIGRMLAKELARPFLDSDHVIEERSGADIPWIFDVEGELGFRDRETQVIEDICTQKGVVMATGGGAVGRLENRRQLSTNGFVVYLSTPVAIQLQRTEKDKRRPLLQRADRAEVLTRLLEERDPLYRSIADLVLDTATMSPRQVIKKIIQTVGLGKQ
- the gltB gene encoding glutamate synthase large subunit, whose amino-acid sequence is MKAGLYNPGEFRDNCGFGLIAQMEGKKSHHLLKTAIEALTCMTHRGGIAADGKTGDGCGLLIQTPDTFFRTVAKEKFGCELPGQYAVGMVFLNTDKARAKKGKKTLEKELQKQRLNVVGWRQVPVNVDCLGPIAKDLLPGIEQIFVTPEGELDEKEFNARLYMARRYTNMAMAEDQDYYICSLSPRVITYKGLMMPVDLPTFYPDLGDTRFETAICVFHQRFSTNTMPRWQLAQPFRMLAHNGEINTITGNRNWAEARRQKFQSPLLPTLDDISPLVNRTGSDSSSLDNMMEVLVAGGVDLYRAIRMLVPPAWQNVDTMDPDLRAFYEYSSMHMEPWDGPAGLVITDGRNAVCALDRNGLRPSRWVITRNGYLTVASEVGVHGYKPEDVVAKGRVGPGEVLAIDTETGELHQAHDIDDKLKVRQPYKKWLKQNAYRIRSHFSEDDYKVDHLSPEQLNVYQKMFMVTFEERDQVIRPLVESGQEAVGSMGDDTPMAVLSGRTRTVYDYFRQQFAQVTNPPIDPLREAIVMSLETCLGRELNLFEETPEHAARVILKSPVLSTAKFLDLMSVRHQHKSFETATINLTYDPSIGLEQAVLNICDQAEQAVQSGKVLICLSDRHIDQGLLPVSAAMATGAVHHRLIGKGLRSESNIIVETASARDSHQFAVLIGFGATAVYPYLAYEIINDQIRSGEVMTDPREAYKAYRKGIGKGLMKILSKMGISTIASYRGAQLFEAVGLAREIVDLCFCGVQSRIQGARFEDFHYELGLLAETAWKARKPIQQGGLLKYVHDSEYHAFNPDVVQQLQVAVKTGNYQEYRKYAELVNQRPVATLRDLLGLKRNDKVLAVDEVESVGDIVRRFDSAAMSLGALSPEAHEALAEAMNRLGGRSNSGEGGEDEARFGTNRMSKIKQIASGRFGVTPHYLVNAEVLQIKVAQGAKPGEGGQLPGGKVNELIARLRYSVPGVTLISPPPHHDIYSIEDLAQLIYDLKQVNPEALVSVKLVSEPGVGTIAAGVAKAYADLITISGYDGGTAASPLTSIRYAGSPWELGLSEAHQTLRGNDLRGKVRLQTDGGLKTGLDVVKAAILGAESFGFGTTPMIAMGCKYLRICHLNNCATGVATQDKSLREEHFKGDVEMVMNFFTFVAEEVREWLALLGARTLEEVVGRTELLEILPGLTEKQQNLDLSPILGSADVPADKPVTCQVDRNPPYDKGELAEKMVRQTMDVIENGEGGEFSFTVGNCDRSIGARLSGEIAKRYGNQGMADNPLKLNLTGSAGQSFGVWNAGGLEMRLEGDANDYVGKGMTGGKLVIYPPIGSSFVTHETSIIGNTCLYGATGGTLYAAGRAGERLGVRNSGANVVVEGAGDHCCEYMTGGLVTVLGRAGHNFGAGMTGGFAYVLDLERSFVDRYNHELVDIHRIDNEAMEPYQSHLLSVLEDYVAETGSTWGQELIEDFYDYSGRFWLVKPKAASLDTLLASTHGSPE
- a CDS encoding FAD-dependent oxidoreductase, which encodes MSQIPLKNGSSLSQKERRLNNNFQFVDVGRHDPDKKSLRQRKTEFVEIYQPFDERQVKNQAHRCLSCGNPYCEWKCPVHNYIPDWLKLVSEGRLFEAADLSHQTNTLPEVCGRVCPQDRLCEGACTLNDGFGAVTIGSTEKYITDTALALGWRPDMSRVSWTDKKVAIIGAGPAGLGCADVLVRNGVTPVVFDKNPEIGGLLTFGIPEFKLEKHVMSRRREVFTEMGIEFQLNTEIGKDITMEKLLEEYDAVFMGMGTYTYMKGGFPGEDLEGVHDALPYLISNVNRNLGFEQDPADFIDMKGKRVVVLGGGDTAMDCNRTAIRQGARSVTCAYRRDEENMPGSRREVANARQEGVNFLFNRQPVEIVGDGQVEGIRLVTTELGEPDDNGRRRPQVVEGSDQILEADVVLVAFGFRPSPADWFEQHDIQIDEGGRVVAPEKARYKFQTSNPQVFAGGDMVRGSDLVVTAIWEGRQAADGILDYLDV